One Ictalurus furcatus strain D&B chromosome 7, Billie_1.0, whole genome shotgun sequence genomic window, TGCAAACCgacacacacaatttcctccagcccagatccggcccacacactgcaaaccgacacacacaatttcctccAGCCCAGATCCGGCCCACACACTTCAAACCGACACACACAATTTCCTGAAGCCCAGATCCGGCCCAGACACTGCAAACTgacacacacaatttcctccagcccagatccggcccacacactgcaaaccgacacacacaatttcctccAGCCCAGATCCGGCCCACACACTGTAAAGtgaattatattgttttatttggccCGGGTCTGCCCCAGACACTGTAAGACGGATCTGGCTGAGAGTCGGCTTGGTCCCCGGGCCAGATGTGGCCCAGAAACTGCTAAATGTACTTCATTTTAGTAGGGAAACTAAAATTCAACCATTTAATAAGATTAAGggcttttattaaatattaacaaatacactacaatatgaacatttattaacaacacacttttaaaaacaacaaaataacaaataaatatatttacagtatatttaaaggcaaaaacaaattctctctcacacacacacacacacacacacagctaccaacacacgcacacaaaaattcaaccacttaaaaacatcaaggacttttataaacaattaaaaatacaatatgtacaatatgaattcatataatatgaatgtaatatgaatatttattaacaaataacaaaataagttaaacaaatatatttactttttgtaaagaaaagacATATAGAGAACATACAGTTGTGatcggaagtttacataccccttgctgaatctgcaaaatcttaatacttttaacaaaataagattgatcataaaaatcccatgttgttgtttatttagtcctgtcctgaataagctatttcacagaacatatgtttacatatagtccacaagacaatagcTGAGTTTATGaaaattaccccattcaaaagtttacacacccttgattcttaatactgtgtcgttacctggatgatccacgagtgtgtttatgttttgtgagagttgttcacgagtcccttgtttctcctgagcagttaaaccctgttcttcagaaaaatcctccaggtcctgcacattcttcgcttttccagcatcttctgtatattttagCCCTTTCCAACAcaggctatatgatgttcagatctgtcttttcacactgaggacaactgagggactcgtacacaactattacataaggtgcaaaacattcactgatgctcgagaaggtgacacgatacattaagattcaggggggtgtaaacttttgaacagggtgatcagtttaaattgtttatttatttaaagatcttattttttccatttagtactgcccttcagacgctaaataagatacttgcatgtttcccagaagacaaaataacaatttacactgatcatcctaaactgtgtgtgttcattaacctgtgtgttcattaacctgtatgtgttcattaacctgtgtgtgttcattaacctgtgtgtgttcattaacctgtgtgtgttcattatcctgtgtgtgttcattagcctgtgtgtgttcattagcctgtgtgtgttcattatcGACATAGTTTCCTGCCTTGTAGGCCTGTTTGCCCGTGTaggcctgtttgccgatcgcctgacctcttgcatgttttggatcacgttttggatttacctgcctgtgtttctcattaaataaaactgttcctactgcacttgcatccgtccctaTCTCCCTTACGTCACGAGACGTGACATTAAACATGAGACAGTAATGAGCAGCAGAGTGACCTGAGAgaaaatagctttttctaaACACCATTCATTATTGAAACAGGTCGATATATTGCATTTCTTATAGCTGAAGTGAAactaaatatagattttttgcAGTATATGACACTGTTCTCATTTGTcttcttaaagaaaagaaacaagtcaGCGTTACATCATATTCTCTGTTCCTCTTCCCTTTTTAGTGCTTATTTCACTTATCCGAGTCGGACAAGCTCAAGgtgatttatacatattttattgcctATGTTGTGTACATGTTGGATTTGTGTTAAGGTGGAGAAGATTGTTTGTACATTGTCATGCAGCATTTAAGTTGTTTACattgacagtgtgtgtttgctttttgacTTTTCCAGCAGTGATTAAACCAGTTCTGTCTGTGGAGCCGAATTCACCTCAAATATTCAGAGGAGAGACGGTTACACTCACATGTAGGATTTCAGGATGGAGTGGACCGTACTACTGGACCAAAGATGGTGTTAATGTTCACAGATCTGATGAAAATTACTACACTATAAATGTAGATCACAGTCACAAATACAGATGTTACGGGTCTGTTGATGGACGGACAACGGCATGGAGTAATGAAGTGACTCTCTCAGTGATAGGTACATGTCTGATCTTACACTCCTGTAACATGCACTGATACACATAatcattacaaaacacactgattaaatatCAGATGGTCAGAGAAGGGTGTGTTTGACTGATTTGCTGTATTTGTTGTAACTGTACAGAGAGACCAAAAGCCGTTCTGACTCTGCAGCCTGATGGACCGATATTCAGTGGACAGGAAGTCACTTTCACATGTGAAATACGAGGACATGCAGACACTGAGTGGATTTACAACTGGTATAAAGATGGTGTCCAAATATCCTCCTACACTGAGAGCAGGAAATATTCATTCACTCCTGTAGAGTCTCTCAGCGCTAAATACACCTGCAGCGGACGGAGAAGAAGCGACTCTCAGACCTCGGAGACCAGCAACACTGTTACACTCActgtgtcaggtgtgtgtgtgtgtgtgttaatctctTCCTCACACAAATATTTATTAACTTCAGCATCACATCACTACATGCAGTGTGGATTAAAGTcacaagatttatttaaaatgtcacagatccgaaaaaaaacaacgtttagTTACTTAACCTGTGTCTAGTAATGATTAATGATGTAGTTGTACATTCACTGTGTTCAACATTCATAATAGTGTACTGCTGAAGATGAATACATTACAACTTCAGTGTGTTTGTTCAGTTATGAACAGTTTATTCAATTAattccatgtacagtatatatagagTATAATGATATTATAAGACCATGTTGTCCATGTAATAAAGTCGCACAACTGTAACTGTTTAACACATGCagaatataaatgcattattagaCACAAATCATCTGATTAATATGATAAAACTATTGTTTATGTTGTAAAGAGGAAAActttaatatcatcatcatttcatATCAACAGAAAAACCCAAACCGACTGTGAGAGTGAATCCTCAGAGCTCCGTCTACACTGGAGACAGAGTTACTCTGAACTGTAATCTGCTGTCTAATGGATGGACTTTTCTCTGGTACAAAGATCGAGTCCAAGTAGCTGaagacaccaacacactccatgATACAGTCTCTAATGCAGGAGAAACAGTGTATCAGTGTAAAGCACGCAGAGAAAACTACGACTCAGAGCTCAGTGAtccagttacagttacagttagagGTACGTCATGCTTTCTACTCTCTCACTGCATGATTTaagttatttcttattatattttagatatttataaAGCCTGTCATTCATGAACAGTAGAGCAAAAGTTAAAGTAccgctgagtgtgtgttcatcaggACGAGAATCTCTGTTATAAGAGATACAGACTATCAGATATCAGTGTTATGTAGGGATAATAAATCTCATGGTAGTAGAAAGATGGAAATTATAATTACACAGCACTCATGTTAATCAGACTCATAATGGTGTTTATAACTGTAACTGAAACACAGACATTAGTGCTGAAACACTCACTACAGAATATTAAATTATGATCAATATAGAaagaatgtacagtgtgtgtctgataCCAGAGGCCTTAAAgctacactgtaaataaatcaccTGCTTCGTCTCTATAAGTGCTGACTAATCACTTTGGAAATCATACATAAGAGACCTGGAGCCAGATCACATCAGGATCTCGAGTAAttatagggatttttttttcttttgcttcactCTGCTTCCTTACCAATGACCAAAACATGGaattatacagaataaaatgtgatgtcATGAATCacctttcatttcattaaacaaATCTGAATAATACTTTACTATAAATACATCTATCACAATACCGAATGATTAGAATCAGGATCTGTTGAAGACGCTGGACTTTCTGTTGCATGTGGTTATAACTT contains:
- the LOC128609487 gene encoding carcinoembryonic antigen-related cell adhesion molecule 5-like isoform X1, with the protein product MELRPLRVMILLISLIRVGQAQVIKPVLSVEPNSPQIFRGETVTLTCRISGWSGPYYWTKDGVNVHRSDENYYTINVDHSHKYRCYGSVDGRTTAWSNEVTLSVIERPKAVLTLQPDGPIFSGQEVTFTCEIRGHADTEWIYNWYKDGVQISSYTESRKYSFTPVESLSAKYTCSGRRRSDSQTSETSNTVTLTVSEKPKPTVRVNPQSSVYTGDRVTLNCNLLSNGWTFLWYKDRVQVAEDTNTLHDTVSNAGETVYQCKARRENYDSELSDPVTVTVRALPKPVVSINPDEQVYRGETVTLRCDIQDEEDSDWIYSWNKDGSGVSSEQEYRISSAETSHAGKYTCRGRERGGSHSSHTSDAVTLTVSGSGSSIDIVFVSVGLSLALLFIILLLILRWWHKSNKGKDRDIQQNSNQTPGQNPSQSGAEDSQSGHTPLQTDVHIYATVENASKSDSAAEPSGDIYTKVMKKKEPHNNKNDVAGPSDVTYTELELKPQKKTKKNQVKASVEYGTVYSQLKQST